One Gammaproteobacteria bacterium genomic window, CAGTCCTGACGCCATGCTTCAATATTCTTGAGTAACTCACTGCGCATGATATCGCGAGCATTGGGGTCGACCCAGTTTTCATTCTCACCAAAGATCACTGGCGCACCAATGGCCAAAAACTGGTCCAGAACTTTAATATCAGCATTTGGCAATGCGACGCAGCCATCACTGTCCTGGGGCGGTCGGCTGTATGTTGCACTGGTCACACCGTGTAACCAGATGCCATCACCAGTGCGTTGTTGCAACAGGTCCCATTGATTCGGGTAGTTGATCGGAAAGGCAACGGGTCCGTAGCGGTCTTCCAATTCGGCATCTTCTAGGCGCGAGGTAATGTGATAAACCCCCAAAGGCGTTCTTTGATCGCCGCGTACTTGTTTACGCGTACCTTGCTTGCCACCAGATGCATAGAAATCATGTTGCAGATTCAATTCGCCGTTTTTTTCCTGTTTAAACAAGAACACGCGCGATAATCCAAGGTCAGCAAACACAATAAACGGGTGATCCTTATTTGGGTTGATGAGTGCCGCCGGTAATTTACCAGCCAGTGATTCACTGACATCGTTCCATTTAACGCGTTGTTTGGCTTCTGCAAACAATCCCATCAAGTCGGTTTGGCCGCCATTACCGATATTGTTCAAATTCAGGGTGCTGCCAGCCTGTGCATTCATGACATCGGCATACAGAATATGGGCCAGTTTAAATTTTGGCCTGTGCTCAAGCAAGGGTTGCAAATGTTGTTGTGCTGATGACATGTTGCCTTGTTGAATATCAACCAACGCCTTGATGACATTGTCTTCCGGATGATTTTTGGCATAACTGCTGGAGGCAACAAAAACCAGGCACAAGCTCAGTATTGATGCAACAAGCGGATTTTTGTTAGCAAGCTTTATTGTCATGTTTTTGTATTAGGGCGCCGGGGTTGCCGATGCCTGAGCCGAATCTGGGATAAAAAAATTATAAAGGTTTGGATTGTTCTCTGACTATTTTCCAGCCACTAGCGGTATTGACCATGCGCAAGGTTTTAATCACTTTGTCTTTATAGCCATCCGACTGGTAATCCTGCTTGAAGGTTGCAGAAACACTTCCGTCACTGTTATTACTCATACGCAGATCACTTACATTGACCAAAATAAAACTTGGTGCCTTGAGTCTTTCGCTACGATATTTGGCCCATGCCGTACGTGAAGCACCACCGACCGGCCGAAAGTTATTGGCGTAATAAGAAAGATATCCCGGCACATCACGCCGTGACCAGGCATCAGCCCATTGCACAATCGCATCACGAACCGCGGAATTGTTAGCTGCTGAGGTATTAGCAGTATCAACCGGGCGCGATGTGTTTGCCGGTGTTGTATTAGCTGGACGTGTGTTAACCGGGCGTGTATTGGCTGGTGTCTGCTGGGCCACAACTTGGCGACGGGCTTCAGGCGGCAATAAAATGTTATCAATCATGCTAAGTTTGATCTCAACCGCACTGCTATTGGGTGGTTGCAGGCTCAAGGCATCGGAATAGGCAATACTTGCACGTTGAGTGTAAATGTCACCCAGGTTTTCATGTGCGGTGGCGTAAGACTTGTTGGTTTTAATCGCTGCACGCAAGGCATCTTCGGCTTTGTCGAATTCTTGTTTGTCGGCCCACAATACGGCCAGATTATTCCAGGGCTCTGGCAATTCCGGAAAATCATTAACCAGTCCAGAATACATTTCAATGGCTTCGTCATGGCGTTTCATGGCTTGCAGTGCGACACCTTTCAGAAAACGGGCCTCAGCATTATTCGGGTCAGCACTAATGTCGCCTTCCAACTCAAGAATCGCTTCTTGGGTACGGCCTTGCTCCAGATATGCCCTGGCCCGATTGAGATCGGCGTGCGCAGTAAATGCATACAAACTTGAAAAGACCAAAGATCCCGCAAGAACAACAAATTTCTTGTAGTAGTTTTTAGCGGTGGAGAGTGGCTTGTGATTGAAGTTCATATTGGTTTTATCCTGACACTATGTAATTAGAATGAGTCTGGCGACTAACCCACGGAATAATAACAAAATTTTTCCTTCATAGCGACGAAAAAGCCGCCACATTGGCTATCTTTATCAAGAAGTTTGGAGATTAGTCAAAATAAGGATGAGAATCCCTGGCAAAGTGGACGTTCTCATCCCGTGGTACGCAAAAAAACCTTGCTTCCAGCAAGGCTTTAATTGGCGCGCCCGACAGGAGCTATTCGGCACATCGTTTGCCTCACCCCTGCGGGGCCAGTGTCGCAAAGCTCCCCCTGTTCAAAATTGTTCCAGACAATTTTGTCGAACCTGAGGTTCTCCTCCCGTCGTATGCAAAAAGACCTTGCTTCCAGCAAGGCTTTAATTGGCGCGCCCGACAGGAGTCGAACCTGTGACCTTCGGCTTCGGAGACCGACACTCTATCCAACTGAGCTACGGGCGCATGTTCAATCAGGGCGCAATTATATAAGACTCAATCTTTCTCGTCTTGAGCAAATTGTGAGAGTGAGCCGACGCAATCGTCAACTCACGAGTTATTAAGTTACTGCTTCATGGGCATTCATCAAGTATGGATGATATCGATTTGATTATTCAGGTAGTTACTATTTAACAGGCCTATGATATTTTTTAGTCCTAGAGCCTTATGTGACTAAATTTCCATAAGATCTGGGGGTAGAATTTGCGCAAGTGCACCAAAAGAAGACTTGGTTGTTGTAATTAGCAAAGTAAAAGCTAATTGCTTAATTGAATTGATGCAGATAATAAATAAATGTTTTTGGTTGCCGTTGCTTGAAGTGACCTGAACCAAAGTAGAAATTGGATTCAGTCTAATTTGTGTACATAATCTATATCAATAAACAAATTATATACAACATGGCTATTGTTAATCATGCAAATGGCATGTTGCTAAAGTGTTAAAAATAAATGATTATTTCTTTTTTCTTGGCAATAACACTTAATAATGGAAATGTTTTTTTGACAACATCACAACAGAGCTACCAATATTGAAATGCGCGATGCTGCGATGCAGCATATAGAGTTGGGACTAATCAAACTTTTTGCAAAGAGCTTATACATTTAAGCTCTTAATTATGCTGAACATTTCTTAATGTGCATCAATAAATTCTCCAGATAAAAATATATTTGCCCAAAACCTGTGGATAGGGTATCTTTCATTGCCCCAGATTCACTGGGATTAGCAAAAATTTGAATGTTCTACTCATTCAATTATTAATAAAGATTATAAAATTTTGGAGTTGTGGCCTAACGGGTTGCTTGGGATCTCTCGTCGGCATTAGTTACATGTGTGACTAACTTTATGCTGATTCATTTGTCCAAGCGGTTTATCATTCTTCAAAGAATTTATTTTAAAATTTAAGAATTAACCATCATCAAGAGATTGTGAACATGCATAAATTACTGAAATCCAGTGTACTTATATTGTCACTGCTAATTAGTTCCTTCCTGTGCGCCGCAAATATTGATCAACTGATCAGAGCCGGCGAAAAGCGCATTGACGAAGGAGCCAGAGCTCAAAAGCAAATCGTTGCAATGGCAGAACAGACCGACGATCTGATCGCTGAATACAAGCAAGCCCTCAAGGTTCTTGATGGTTTGAAAGTCTATAACGACTTGCAAAGAAAGCAGATCGCTAACCAGGAATTGGAAAAAGTAAACCTTAATGAGTCAATTGATAAAGTTGGCAGCATTGAACAACAAATTGTGCCGCTGATGGTGAAAATGGTTGAGTCCTTGCAGACCTTCGTTGCCGCTGACGTGCCCTTTTTGCTGGACGAGCGTACCAAGCGCGTAAATGATCTTGGTGATCTGATGGAAAATCCAAATGTCGCGGATGCCGAAAAGCTCAGAGCTGTACTTGAGGCTTATGGTATCGAGACTGACTTTGGTAACACCATCGAGCGTTACAAACAAAAGATCAGTGTGGGTGGCAATGTTCAGGAAATGAATTTCTTGCGAATTGGTCGTCTGGTTCTGGCCTATCAGTCTGATGATGGCTCGATAACCGGTGCCTGGGATAAAGACAAGGGAGAGTTCGTGGAACTGTCTCCAGCCGATTACAAATCACATATCGCATTTGGATTGAAAGTTGCCGGTAAAGAAATTTCACCCGACCTCTTCATTGTTCCAGTACCAGCTGCAGAAGGAGCATAATAATGAAAACATCTAATACAAATATCCTTAAAAAGCTTGGTTTGAGTGCTGCCGCAGCAGTATTGAGTGTCAGCCTTGCGATGCCAGCCTTTGCTGCCCAGTCCGTCAATCTTGATCAGTTATTGCAATTGGTTCGCCAAGGCGAAGCCCAGGATCGTTCTGAAAATCAACAACGCTTAGCCGAATTTCGCGCTAATCGTAATCAGCAAGCAAACCTTCTAAAGCAGGTCCAATCTCAACAAGCTGCTGCAGAAGCCGAGTCAAATCGCCTTAACCGTCAGTTTGAAGTCAATGACCAGGAAATTATCGATCTCAATCAGAAACTTGATGAACGCCTGGGCGACCTGAAAGAATTGTTCGGGGTTTTACAACAAGCTGCCGGTGACACCAAGGCCAATTTTGATAGCTCGATCACCTCGCCCCAATTTCCCGAGCGCGAAGCGTATATGGCTGACATCATGACCAAAATGGGTCAAACCAGTAAGTTTGCGTCCATGAGCGAGATCGAACAGCTTTGGGCTGAGATGATGAATGAAATGATCCAGTCAGGAAAAGTGGCCAAGTTCACGGCACCGGTAACTCTGACTGATGGTTCAACACAAGATAAAACGGTCACTCGTTTTGGAACCTTTAATGTGGTCGCCGATGGTAAATACCTGAAAATGTCGAATGACCGAACCAACTACATCGAGTTGCCACGTCAGCCACAAAGTCGCTTCAGCAGTAAAGTGGGCGGCGCTGAAAGTGCATCTAGCGGACTGTCACCATTGGCGGTTGATATTACGCGTGGTGGTATCCTCGAGACTTACACCAAACGTCCGACCCTGATCGAGAAAGTCAAGGAAGGTAAAGAGGTGGGTTACGTAATTATCGGTCTCGGTATTATTGGTGTATTGCTCGCGATCTGGCGCTTCCTGGCCTTGATGGGCACCAGTGCTGCAGTTAGTCGTCAGGTGAAAAATACTGACAAGCCAGGCAACAACCCATTGGGTCGTGTGCTTAAAGTTTACAAAGAAAGTGACGACGCCAACACGGAAACGCTTGAATTGCGCTTGAGTGAAGCGGTACTGAAAGAGACACCAAAACTGAATCGTATGTTGTCATTCCTCAAGATCATTGCTGTGGTTGCACCACTGCTGGGTCTGTTGGGAACAGTAACCGGTATGATCAATACCTTCCAGGCAATTCAGCTTTACGGTACGGGTGATCCAAAACTGATGGCTGGTGGTATTTCACAAGCATTGGTTACAACGGTACTGGGTCTTTGTGTAGCGATTCCTATGGTATTCCTGCACTCGATTGTAGCCAGCAAAGCCAAAGGTGTGAGCGAAGTGATCACCCAGCAAGCTGCTGGTATGATCGCCGAACGTGCTGAACAAACAAGTTAATTCTGTCTATTTAACTCATTAACTGGAGAATAAATAGTGGATAAGATTTTTTACTATGTTCCGGCACTGGATTCCATTCGCAGCTTTTTCGAGCTAGGCGGTCCGGTACTGTACTGGATCGCACTGGTGCTGTTCATCATGTGGGCCTGCATATTCGAAAGAATGTTCTATCTCACATCCGTGCACCCGAAAAACGTTAAAGCCGCAATGGATCACTGGAATGCTCGTGAAGATCACGGCTCATGGTATGCCCACCAGGTGCGTGAGCGCATGATCTCGGTGGTCTCTCAAGGCCTGGACAAGCGCGTCGAAATTATTCAAACCTGTGTTGCCTTGTGTCCTTTGCTAGGACTGCTGGGAACCGTTACGGGAATGATCGAAGTGTTCAGCTCCATGTCAGATACGGGTGCGGGCAGTGCTCGAACAATGGCTTCAGGCGTTGCCAAGGCAACAGTTCCGACCATGGCGGGCATGGTAGCCGCCATTTCAGGTGTTGCAGTTGCAGCGTATTTCAAGCGTAAGGCCGCGGCCGAACGCGAAGAATTGGGCGAACATCTGGAACTTGCCGATTGGGAAGGACACTAAGTTTATAAGCCCGGTGAATTATATTCCGGGCCTTGCAAGCTTGTTCACGACATCGTTTGAAAATACCGTTTAAGGTACTCAACAATATTCTGGATCAATACTTATGCGTAAATTTGGAAATAGAGCACTCGAAGAAGAAACAGAGATTGATATCACGCCGATGCTGGATGTGGTCTTCATTATGCTTATCTTTTTTATCGTGACAGCAACTTTCGTTAAACAATCAGGCACCGAGGTCGATAAACCTCTTGCGGTGACTGCTGAGCAAAAAGCCCGAGCAAACATTTTGATCGCGATCGACTCTAACGATATCGTGTGGATGGATGGCGATGTTATTGAGACCACTGCGATTACCGCAACGGTCAAGAAGCTGCGCGCAGAAAATCCCAAAGGCGTTGTGATGATCCAGGCCGATAAATCGTCTTCACATAAAATGTTGTTGGAAGTAATGGAAGGTGCAAAAGCGGCGGGTGCAGAAGAAATTGCAATATCAACCGAAACGTCCTAGACGAATTCAATAATTTTAGGTTAGTACTATGCGTAATAGATTTGGCGGATTAACAGAAGAAGAAGAAACCAAGATTGACATCACCCCTATGCTGGATGTGGTGTTCATTATGCTTATCTTTTTCATTGTGACGGCCACCTTTGTAAACGAATCCGGCTTGAATTTGAACAAACCGGATGTGCCGGTAAATCCGGATCCTCCCAAGAAAGAGGATCAGAATATTCTTGTGCAGATCTACCCCAACGACCACATCTATATTAAAGGCCGTAAATCGGATTTCCGTACAGTTACCGCAAACATCAAACGCCTGAAGTCCGAATACCCTGACGGTGCCGTTGTGATCCAGGCGAGCAAGCGTTCACGCAATGAAACTTTGGCCAAGGTAATTGACTCTATACAGTCTGCGGGTGTGTATAACCCGATCATTGCGCCGAGTACAGAATAGCGAAATAATTTTCACATTGGTGTTAGCGATAATTTGTATACACCATTTTGAGGTAAGTAAACATGTCAAAATCCTTAAATGATATTTTATCTGGCAGTAGTGGCGGCGGATTATCGCGCTTACTACTCGGTGGCGTATTGGGCATAGGAATGGTTGGTGCATTGTTCTGGGCCATGCAATATATGATCGCCACTGGCGCCAAAGCCGAAACAGACGACATCAGCTTTAAGATGCCGGAA contains:
- a CDS encoding biopolymer transporter ExbD, which produces MRNRFGGLTEEEETKIDITPMLDVVFIMLIFFIVTATFVNESGLNLNKPDVPVNPDPPKKEDQNILVQIYPNDHIYIKGRKSDFRTVTANIKRLKSEYPDGAVVIQASKRSRNETLAKVIDSIQSAGVYNPIIAPSTE
- a CDS encoding tetratricopeptide repeat protein — protein: MNFNHKPLSTAKNYYKKFVVLAGSLVFSSLYAFTAHADLNRARAYLEQGRTQEAILELEGDISADPNNAEARFLKGVALQAMKRHDEAIEMYSGLVNDFPELPEPWNNLAVLWADKQEFDKAEDALRAAIKTNKSYATAHENLGDIYTQRASIAYSDALSLQPPNSSAVEIKLSMIDNILLPPEARRQVVAQQTPANTRPVNTRPANTTPANTSRPVDTANTSAANNSAVRDAIVQWADAWSRRDVPGYLSYYANNFRPVGGASRTAWAKYRSERLKAPSFILVNVSDLRMSNNSDGSVSATFKQDYQSDGYKDKVIKTLRMVNTASGWKIVREQSKPL
- a CDS encoding energy transducer TonB encodes the protein MKTSNTNILKKLGLSAAAAVLSVSLAMPAFAAQSVNLDQLLQLVRQGEAQDRSENQQRLAEFRANRNQQANLLKQVQSQQAAAEAESNRLNRQFEVNDQEIIDLNQKLDERLGDLKELFGVLQQAAGDTKANFDSSITSPQFPEREAYMADIMTKMGQTSKFASMSEIEQLWAEMMNEMIQSGKVAKFTAPVTLTDGSTQDKTVTRFGTFNVVADGKYLKMSNDRTNYIELPRQPQSRFSSKVGGAESASSGLSPLAVDITRGGILETYTKRPTLIEKVKEGKEVGYVIIGLGIIGVLLAIWRFLALMGTSAAVSRQVKNTDKPGNNPLGRVLKVYKESDDANTETLELRLSEAVLKETPKLNRMLSFLKIIAVVAPLLGLLGTVTGMINTFQAIQLYGTGDPKLMAGGISQALVTTVLGLCVAIPMVFLHSIVASKAKGVSEVITQQAAGMIAERAEQTS
- a CDS encoding MotA/TolQ/ExbB proton channel family protein, whose amino-acid sequence is MWACIFERMFYLTSVHPKNVKAAMDHWNAREDHGSWYAHQVRERMISVVSQGLDKRVEIIQTCVALCPLLGLLGTVTGMIEVFSSMSDTGAGSARTMASGVAKATVPTMAGMVAAISGVAVAAYFKRKAAAEREELGEHLELADWEGH
- a CDS encoding L,D-transpeptidase family protein, with amino-acid sequence MTIKLANKNPLVASILSLCLVFVASSSYAKNHPEDNVIKALVDIQQGNMSSAQQHLQPLLEHRPKFKLAHILYADVMNAQAGSTLNLNNIGNGGQTDLMGLFAEAKQRVKWNDVSESLAGKLPAALINPNKDHPFIVFADLGLSRVFLFKQEKNGELNLQHDFYASGGKQGTRKQVRGDQRTPLGVYHITSRLEDAELEDRYGPVAFPINYPNQWDLLQQRTGDGIWLHGVTSATYSRPPQDSDGCVALPNADIKVLDQFLAIGAPVIFGENENWVDPNARDIMRSELLKNIEAWRQDWESRDPDNYLSHYASDFQSKSHNIESWSAYKRRVNGSKKFIKVDVGQPIIYGYPGEKDMVQVEFEQEYTSDNYKGRALKQQYWKKQPDGQWRISYEGTIRKL
- a CDS encoding DUF3450 domain-containing protein, with translation MHKLLKSSVLILSLLISSFLCAANIDQLIRAGEKRIDEGARAQKQIVAMAEQTDDLIAEYKQALKVLDGLKVYNDLQRKQIANQELEKVNLNESIDKVGSIEQQIVPLMVKMVESLQTFVAADVPFLLDERTKRVNDLGDLMENPNVADAEKLRAVLEAYGIETDFGNTIERYKQKISVGGNVQEMNFLRIGRLVLAYQSDDGSITGAWDKDKGEFVELSPADYKSHIAFGLKVAGKEISPDLFIVPVPAAEGA
- a CDS encoding biopolymer transporter ExbD; the protein is MRKFGNRALEEETEIDITPMLDVVFIMLIFFIVTATFVKQSGTEVDKPLAVTAEQKARANILIAIDSNDIVWMDGDVIETTAITATVKKLRAENPKGVVMIQADKSSSHKMLLEVMEGAKAAGAEEIAISTETS